Within the Borrelia miyamotoi genome, the region GATGTTTAATTCTGCTTTTTTTAGTATATATTCAGTTAAATTCAATTTTAGTATATATCCTTTTTAAGAATTTTGTAAGTTTTTTAGATATTTTTCTGAGTTAATTTTAATTTCTTTATGCTTTAAAGGTTTTTTTTGTATTTTCGATATCAGTTTTGTGATACTTAAAATTACTAATAGATCCATTTTAATATATTCTTCAATAATTATTATAATAGAAATATTATTAACATTTTAGCAAATCTGTACTTATTGTCTTAAGAAAATTTGTTCTGGTTATTTTATTGTTTTATAGTATGATTTTGATTTTACAAATTGAACACAATTGTCTAGTTTTTTCCTTGAAAATATTTTTATAAATTTCTTTAATCTTGGGTTTTTGCAAATTGAAGTCATCTTTTGAAATCTTGTTTTAAGTTTTTTAATTGTTCCATTTGAATTTATAATGATGAAATTTTGAACTCCAATTTTTTTTGAAAATAGTATAATCATTATTTTTTCTTTTGTATGACTATTTTTATAGTAATGAAAGCTGATAGAAAAACTGTTATATCTTGATTGATTTTTAATGTATTTTCATGTTTATTTGTGCTTGATATTGAAAATTCTCTTATTTTCTTTGTAAAGCATGTTAATTATTTTAATACTTATTTCATATATTTATTTACCATGATGTTGTCTTATTATATATTTATTTTATGAATTTTTTAAGCAATATAAGTCGTCCAATTATGATTTTGGCTCCAATGGAAGATGTAACAGATACTGTTTTTAGAAATTTAATTCATTTGATAAGCAATGGGAAGGATGGACCTGATATTTATTTTACCGAATTTATTTCTGTAAAAGGACTTTTGAATAAATCAAGGCAGTCAATTCAGCATATTTTAACAAAAAATGACGAACTTAAGAGACCGTTAATTGCTCAAATTTGGGGCAAAGATCCTGATGAATTTTTTAAGGCAATAGAAATTTTAAGCAATTTGGGATTTTGGGGTATTGACCTTAATATGGGTTGTCCTAAGAGAAAGATAGTTAAAAAGGGAGTTTGTTCTGCTTTAATTAATAATAAATCCTTAGCGCGTGAGATAATTATTGCAAGTAAAGAGGCATGTTTGAAATTTGGATTGCCTCTTAGTGTTAAAACAAGACATGGATTTTTTGACTCTGAGGTTGAAGATTGGTTAGGATTTTTGCTGAAATTAGGCATTGATATGCTGACTGTGCATCCCAGGCTTGCTATTAATCAAAGTGAAGGATCTATAGATGTTGTTGTATTTGGTGAGGTTGTTAAGCTTAGGAATCAAATCAATCCTTCTACGTTAGTTATTGGCAATGGAGATATTTTAAGTTTAAAGCAAGCACATCAAATTGTAAGAAAGTATTCTATTGATGGGGTAATGTTTGGTCGTGGGATTTTTAGGAATTTAAACTTATTTAGAGAAGGTTTACCTAACTTTTTAAATAATAATTTGAATTTTAGGTTAAATATATTAAAATTTCATATAACAGATTTTCATTCTACTTGGGGTATTACTAAGGATTTTAATAAACTTAAAAAATACTTCAAAATTTATTTTAATGAAGATGAGAGAGATAGTGAGTATTTTTATAATATTATGAATTCAAATAATTATGATGAACTTTTTGAAAATCTAAGACGAATGGATGTTATAGGAGATGAGCTTAAGTAATGAGTGATAAACTTTCAAAAAATTATGATCCTAGGATTTTTGAAGATAAGATTTATAAAAAATGGCTAAATAATGGTGTGTTTAGTGCCAATGCAGGGCTTGAATTCAGATTTAGCATGGTAGCGCCTCCTCCAAATGTTACAGGTATTCTTCATATGGGGCATGCTCTTAATTTTACTTTGCAAGATATTCTTGTTCGTTACAAAAGAATGCAGGGGGCTGATACTCTTTGGCTTTTTGGAACAGATCATGCTGGGATTGCAACTCAAGCGGTTTTTGAAAGACAGCTCAGAGAGCTTGGAAAAAGTAAGGATGATTTTAGTCGTGAGGAATTTGTTGAAGAAATTTTTAAATTAAAAGATAAGCATAGAGCAATAATTGTTAATCAAATAGAAAAACTTGGAGCGTCTTATGATCACTCTAGAGAGAGATTTACTCTTGATGCTGAGCTTTGTCAGGCTGTTAATAAAGTTTTTATTGATTTATATAATAAAGGCTTAATTTATAGGGGAGAATATCTTGTAAACCTTGATCCTGGATCTGGAAGTGTTGTTAGTGATGAAGAAGTCGAGTATAGAGAAGTTGTTGGAAAGATTTATTTTGTTAAATATTTGTTAGATGATGATAATTTTATTGAGGTTGCAACCACTAGACCTGAGACAATATTTGGAGATGTGGCTGTTGCTGTTAATCCTAATGATGATCGTTATAAATCTTTAATTGGTAAATATGTGACAGTGCCTATTGCAAATCGAAAGGTTAGGGTAATAGCAGATAATTATGTTGATATGGAATTTGGTAGTGGTGCTTTAAAAATAACACCTGCCCATGATCCTAATGACTTTGAAATTGCAAAGAGGCATGATATTCCTAAAATAAATATTTTAACTAGGGATGCAAAACTTAATGAAAATGTTCCAATTGAGTATCAAGGCTTAAACGTTAGCACTGCAAGGAGTAAGATAGAAAGAGATTTAAGAGAAAAAGGATTATTAATAGGTGTTAAGAGTCATAAACACCAGGTTGGGCATTGTCATAGATCTGGAGAGATTATTGAGCCTTATTTATCGAATCAATGGTTTGTAAGAATGAGGCCTTTGGCTGATAATGCTTTAAAAGCTTTAATGAACGGTGAGATTAGATTTTTCCCTAAAAAATGGGAAAATACATATAAACATTGGCTACTGAATATTAGAGATTGGTGTATATCTAGACAGTTAGTTTGGGGGCACAGAATTCCTGCTTGGTATGATGTTGAGACAGGGGAAGTTATTATTAGTGAGATTAATCCTTCCTTAAGTGAAGAGTATAAGGACAGGAATTTTGTTAGAGATCCAGATGTGCTTGATACTTGGTTTTCTTCTTGGCTATGGCCGTTTTCTTCTCTTGGCTGGCCAGAAGTTACTTTTGATTTCAAGAATTATTACCCTACAAATACCTTAATTACTGCTTATGACATAATATTTTTTTGGGTAGCACGAATGGTAATGGCAGGTCTTGAATTTACAGAACAGGTACCATTTAGAGATATATACATAACACCTCTTTTAAGAGATAAAAAGGGTAGAAAGATGTCAAAGTCTTTAGGTAATGGCATAGATCCTCTTGAAATTATCGAACAGTATGGAAGTGATGCTTTGCGTTTTACTCTTGCATTTTTGTCTGTGCAAGGCCAGGATTTGAATATTGATACTAAAGATTTTATGTTTGGAGCTAAATTTGCAAATAAAGTATTTAATGCTTCTAAATTTATTTTGGCAAATTTAGAGGGTAGAGTAGTATTAGATAAGTTGGAGTTGGATGATGTTGATAAATGGTTACTTACAAGTTTAAATTCAACCGTTGCAGTTCTGGATTGGGCTTTTAAAAATTATAAGTATAATGAGGCCACTAAAGCTGTGTATGAGTTTTTTTGGAATGATTTTTGTGATTGGTACATTGAGATTAGTAAAATTAATTTAGCTAATGATGATACTAATCTTCAGAATATGGCTATTTCTAAACTGATTTTTTTTTTGAAAGAATCTTTAATAATTATGCATCCGTTTATACCGTTTATTACTGAAGAAATTTATTCTAAGTTGATGTTCTCAGAAGATAATGTATTGGCTTTAGCAAAGTATCCTGAGGCTGTTAGTCAGAGAAATTTTAAGGAAGAGTTTCAGCATTTTAATTTATTGAAAGAATTTATTGTGTCTATTAGAACGCTTAGGAGTGAATTTAGTATAGTTTCGAGTATTAAGATTAATGTTGCTCTGAAGTTTGGTGATACTTTTAAATGTGAGAAATATTTTAGGAAACATGAACATATTGCAAAAAAACTTATTAACTTTGATTTAATATTTTATAATGAAAATTATGAAAATATGATAGGTGTTCCTAATGTTGGTTTTGAGAGTTTTGCAGATATTAAGTATCTAATAGATACTGATAAAGAACTTTTAAGGCTTAGTAAAAAGTTAGAAAAATATGAGAGACTTAAATGTTCAACTTTGGCAAAGCTTAAAAATCAAGATTTCTTGTTAAATGCTCCCGATGAGATTGTTGATCTTGAGAATTCAAAATTAGAAGAGTTTGATTCTTTCATTTTAAAAATTAACAATTATGTAGATAATCTAAAAAAGGGTAGCAAGCTTCTAGCTATACATAAAGATATTCAAATAAACTAAATGCTATAAATTAAATATTTGTGGCTTTGTAAATACAACAGAACTAAAAGTAACATCTATAGCTATTTAAATATGTCTTAAAACTTATTTTGTCTTGTTAACTTCTTATCATATTTTAGAAAAATTTATTTGTTATTCTTTTTGTGCTTTTATCATATGTCTTTTATTGTTAAATCCTTTTATTATAGAGTAATTAAAATTAGCTAGTTTTAGTCCATCTTTTACAATTCTTGCTGCGGAAAATGTTGAAAGTTTTGTTCCAATTTTGCTCTTTTGAGAAATTATGCTAAATATTTCTTTATTCCACATTTTGAGATTTTTTCTTGGACTAAATCCATCTAAGAACCAGTAATCTATGTATTTTGGGACTTCTTTAAGTTTCTGTCCAACGTCTCCAACTAGGATTTTTAAACTGATATTGTCTGTTATTTTAAATTTTATGTTTTTTTTTGGTATATTAGGGTATTTTTTAAGCAATGTCTTGAAATAAGACATGTCTTTGCTAAAAAATTGTGATATTTTGTTAATTTGTTCTTTTGTTAGTGGAAACTTTTCAATTGAGTAATAATTAATTTTTGCTTTGATATTATTTTCTTTTACATGCTTTAAAAGTGCTATGAAATTAAGTCCACTTCCAAATCCTAATTCTGCAATTGTTGTACTTTGTAGTTTCAAAAGTTCTTTATCTAAGTCGCAACCTTTAATGAATACGTAAACACTCTCTTCAAGCCCGTACAGGGGATTATAGTAAATATCCTCAAATTTACTTGAATATATAGTTTTACCCTTGAACTTTAGTTTATTCATTTAATTCTTACTCATAAATAAGCCATGAAATAGCTTTGTTTATGAAAATTACCTTTTTTAAAAGAAATGTCATAATCCTTGCATATAATAGACTGATTTTGATTTGTTTGACTAGGATAATAGAATGTAAACCAATAATTTTTAGTTTCTTGTCTTTTAAGAGAAACTAACTTTAATTTTTAGTTTCTCTTATTCTTTATTCTTCTATAATAGCTATTATTTCTTTTGCTTTTAGAATTAAATGTTCCTTTTCATTAATCTTTACAGCCGCTCCAGCATACTTTTCATAAAGTACTACATCTCCAACTTTAACAGTGATTTCTTCTTTATTGGAGCCAATAGCTATTACCGTTCCAATATTTGTTTTCTCTTTTGCATTCTCTGGTAGATATAATCCTGAAGTTGTTTTACTGTCGGCTTCTTTTATTTTTATTAGAACTCTATCACTTAAAGGTTTAATATTTTTCATTTTCAAACATCTCCTTAATTTGATAATATAAATATACGAAAAAGTGAAGTATTAAGTCAATATATTTATGTAATACTTGAAACTTCGTTTAATTTTAAAGATAATTTTTTAATAGAATATCAAGTTTAGGTGGAAAAATAGTTTGATAACAGTAAGTAATTTAGAAGTTGCATTTGGAGAAAGAATTTTATTTAAAGATGTTAATATCAAGTTTTTTTCTGGAAATTGTTATGGCATAATTGGAGCTAATGGTGCAGGAAAGAGTACCTTTTTAAAGGTTTTAGGTGGGACCATTGAACCTAGCAAGGGTGAGGTGTTGATTGCTAAAAATCAAAGAATGGCTGTGCTTGAGCAGAATCAGTTTGCTTATGATGATTTCAAGGTTATTGATACTGTGATTATGGGTCACAAGAAGCTTTATGCTGTGCAAAGGGAGAGAGATGAGATTTATGAAAAGCCTGATTTTAGCGATGAGGATGGAATCAGAGCCGGGGAACTTGAAGCTGAATTTGCTGAGTTTGGGGGATATGAAGCTGAGTCTAATGCTGCAGTACTTCTTAAGGGATTAGGCATAAATGAGTCACTTCATTCTATTTTAATGAGAGATATTGAGGCAGCTTTAAAGGTAAGAGTGCTATTAGCACAGGCTATTTTTGGAGATCCTGATATATTACTTCTTGATGAACCTACTAATAATCTTGATATTCAATCAATTAAGTGGTTAGAAGAATTTTTGATTAATTTTGAAAATACAGTTATTGTTGTATCACATGATAGACACTTTTTAAATCAGGTTTGTACTCATATTGTTGATATTGATTATGGAAAGATTCAAATTTATCTTGGTAATTATGATTTTTGGTATGAAACTAGTCAAATTCTTAATAAGCAATTAAAAGATGCCAAAAAACGATCTGAAGAAAAAATTGCAGAACTTAAGGCTTTTATTCAAAGATTTTCAAGTAATGCATCAAAATCTAGGCAAGCAACTTCAAGGAAGAAGTTAATTGATAAGATTAAAGTTGAGGATTTAAAGCCTTCTTTAAGAAAGTTTCCTTATCTTAACTTTAAGAGTGAAAGGGAGCTTGGAAAAAATGTTATTACAATTAAGAATTTGACTAAGGAATTTGAAGGACGACATATTTTAAACAATTTTAACATTATTATAGAACCTGGGCAAAAGGTTGTCTTTTTGGGAAGTCCAATCTCAGCAAGTTCTTTTTTTGATATAATTTCCAATGAAGACAGAGATTATAAAGGGCATTATGAATGGGGTACTACTGTTAATTTTGCGTATTTTAAGAAAGATAATGAAAGATATTTTAATGTTGATTTAAGCTTGATAGATTGGTTAAGACAGTATTCAAAAGAACAAGATGAAACTTATATTAGAGGATTTTTAGGAAGAATGCTTTTTAGTCAAGATGAGGCTTTAAAAAAGGTTAATGTTCTATCAGGGGGTGAAAAAGTAAGATGTATGCTTTCAAAGATAATGCTTAGTGGAGCTAATGTATTATTATTAGATCAGCCAACTAATCATTTAGATCTTGAGGCCATTACATCTTTAAATACTGGTCTTCAAGATTTTAAAGGGGTTGTGTTATTCACATCTCATGACCATCAATTTATTGATACTATTGCTAATAGGATTATTGAATTTACGCCTAATGGAATAATTGATCGTTTTATGACTTTTTCAGAGTATGTTGATGATTCTAAGGTCAAGGAATTAAGGGATAGGCTTTGTGAAGGACATACCAGTTTAAAACTTTAATTTTATATGTTGGACCGTTACAGCATTTTTGTAGTATTCAAGGCAAGTATTTGTATTTTTGTATTTTTAAGTAATTGCTTTGTCATTTCAGCAGATGTTAATCTTTATTTTCAGAAAGCTTTAACAGGGCAGATCTTAGGGAATCCTATTCTTGATGAGAGGCTTAATACTGTTACAGTGTTGACAAAGGATAGATGGTTAACTACCTATACTATGTCTTTAAATAAACAATATTCTTATAGATTAAATCGTACCCCGTATCCTTTCCTTTTAAAAGATTTTGGCAGTGGTTATTATGTTATTACAGTACGTAATGAGGTTCAAAAAATTAGAAGAGGTAAGCTTATCTGGAAATATAATTTAGGAGTGCCTCCTGTAAAAGCCCCTTCAATAGGGAATGGTTATATTTTAATTCCTAAGATTGATGAGAAAGTTATTGCTTTAAGACTTGGGGATGGTCAAAAAGTTTTTGAGTTGGATATAGAAGGGAAGGCTGTGACATCTTCTGTTGTTCTGGAGAATGGCAATTTTTATATTGCAAATGAAAATTATAAAATGTTTGCTTTTAATTCAGGGGGAGAAAAAATATGGAGCTCTGATCTTATGTCTTTTCCCAATGTATTAATGATAAGTACTAATAATGAGATAATTGTTGGATATCAATCTGGAGATGTAGCTGTGTATAATAGCGATTTTGGTGATATGTTAAGTTCCATTAGGTTGAGTCATCCCATTAATTTTTTATTTGAAAAGTTTAATGGAGAATATATTGCAGTTTCTGATGTTGGGGTTTGTTTTAGTTTAAGTAAAAACCTTGAGCTTATGTTCTTTAGAAATTTACGTTTAAAGCTTAAGGAAGCTGTGCTTTATGATAATAAAAATCTTTTTATTGTAATGAAGTCAGATGGAGTTTGGGCTCTTGATGAATATTTTAAACCTGTTGATAGTTATGATGAGATAAAGGATATATCGGGACTTGTAGCTAATGTTGGAATAATTGCTACGGGCGGAGTTAATTGGATATTAACTACTTATTATTATGAATATAAGGATGAGCTTGATGTTACTGTTTGGAACCATACATTAGGTAATAGATATCATCAAAATAGGATAGATTTTAGAGAAAAGTCTTTAGTAGATCATGAAGATATTTATTTGGTTCTTGATGAAATGTTGAACTCTACATATAGTAATAGTACTTATAATAACTTTTTAAGTATTCTAGATTCTCTAATAATGAAATATGGTAGCTTTCCAAAAAAGTATTTGGATTTATATAAAAAAGCTGTGAATAATTGGCTTGCTCCAAGAAATGGTATTGATAGAATATCTCAAAGAGGTCAACTTTATAAATATTTTATGTATGTTGATGATGTATCTTCGGTTAAGAGTTTTATCAATATGGCAATTAAGGAAAAAGATATTAGTAATGTAATTCAATTGGTTGAAAGTATTGCTAAATTTGAATATTATCATGGGGAAGATGATCTTGTATATAATTATATTCAGTATATAGTATTAAATTATCAAGGCAATCTAGAGATAGCGTATGCTGTTCTTATAAGCTTGCGCAAGATAATTTTGAATTCTACAGAGGATAATCTTAAAAAGTATAGAAACAAATATTTAACCCTTTTAAAGTTTATCAAACGACAAAATTTTTCTGAAAAGATTAACCGGTTTGTTAATGAAATTATTGTGCGTCTTTGATTCATTTTGTGACTAATTTTATGTTATTATTTATTAGATACATATGTTATTATGTTTTTAAATTGATATTTGATTTATACTGATTTAGTTAGTGGTAGGGTTTATCGTTCACTAGGGGGATTTTTATTATGAAAGTAATACAGATAGTTTTTATGTCTTTATTTATCTTTTTGAATGTTTTTACTTTTAATGCTAGAGAAGTTGATAAAAAGAGGTTAAAAGATTTTGTTAATATGGATCTTGAATTTGTTAATTATCGGGGTCCTTATGATTCTACAGATACGTATCAACAAATAGTAGGTATTGGTGAATTTTTAGCGAAAAATTTAACCAATAACAAATCTAATTATTATAAAAAATATTATGTTAATAGGTACATTGAGAGTAATGATGAGAAGAGTAGCTCAGATGTTTTTCTTATTAGTGAAAGTTCTTCTCTTGATAGTATCTTAAATCTTAGAAGAATACTTACGGGATATTTGATGGGAGCTTTTAATTATAGTAAAGATAGTGCAGCTTTACTCGCTAAAGCTATTACAATATATAATGCTGTTTACCGTGGTGATTTGGACTATTATAGTGATGCTTATATTCAGCCTGCTATTGAAGGTTTAAGTAAAGATAATGTAGGACTGTCAAGAGTTTATAGCCAGTGGGCTGGAAAAACTTGTATTTTTATTCCTTTTAAGAGAAATATTTTATCAGGAAGTATTGAATCAGAGGTTGATCTTGACAAAATAGTTACAGAGAAGGTAGTTGGGGCGCTTTTAAATGAAAATGAAGAAATTCAAACAGATTTTGCAAGGGAGCTGACTGATGTTCAGGACGAAATTCGTGATGTTGATCAGGATAAGGTTGATATTGAGTTTGATACTTTGAAAAGTATTAATGATGAGTTAACTGAGACTATTGATAACTTAAGGGAGCAACTTAATAAGTCTGTTGATGACATTGAGAATGAGAACATTAAGAAGCAAATTGATGATAAGATGCTTGATAGGGATGCTTTAAAGAATAAAGCAAGTGGACTTGAAAAGTCTCAGAAGAAATTAGATGATTCTCAGCAAAAATTAGATAAGCAAAGGGATGCAGTTAAAAATAAGATACAGGAAAAACTTGAGAAGGAAAACAAACATAAAAATTTGCCAAAACCTGGAGAGATAAATTCTCCAAAAGTAGATGAGAAATTGCAGTTAACTGAAGCTATTGATAATTTGAGGGAGCAACTTAATAAGTCTGTTGATGACATTGAGAATGAGAACATTAAGAAGCAAATTGATGATAAGATGCTTGATAGGGATGCTTTAAAGAATAAAGCAAGTGGACTTGAAAAGTCTCAGAAGAAATTAGATGATTCTCAGCAAAAATTAGATAAGCAAAGGGATGCAGTTAAAAATAAGATACAGGAAAAACATGAGAAGGAAAACAAACATAAGAATTTGCCAAAACCTGGAGAGATAAATTCTCCAAAAGTAGATGAGAAATTGCAGTTAACTAAAACTGTTAAAGACTTGAAGAAGCAACTTAAAAAAGCTACCTTTGATGTATCTAAGAGAACTCCTATTATTATAAATAACAAATCTACTCAAAGTAGTAGTTTTGATAAACCTCCTTTAGATTCTAAAGTTCAACTGGATCAACCCAAAGATATAAGTAAATTGCCTCTTAAGGATGAGAATCATAAATCTGTATTCTTAGAGATTATTAATCCAAATACTAATTTGGGAGTTCTACGATTTATTGACTCGGATGAAGATAAATTGGCAAAGACTTCTCAATATGGTGTTAGAAGGTATGGATTTTATGAGAGAGATGATGATTTTGTAGTGATAAGACTTTGTTCAGGTGTTGCAAAGCTTCAGTTGCTTAGTAAATTAGAAAATTTAAAAGTTAAATCTGAAGCAGATTTTAATTTAAATAGAGATTCTTCTCTTTTTGTTGATTCAAGAATGATTTTGGTAGTTGTTAAAGATAATAATGTTTGGAAATTGGCAAAATTTTCTCCAAAGGATTTGAGCAAGTTTGTTCTCTCGGAAGATGAAATTTTTCCATTTACAAGTTTTACTGTTAATACAAAGTATGTTTATTTGCAAGATTCATCTAAGAATATTATTACTTTGGATCTAAATACTTTGAAGAAAGCACCTTAAATAATTTTTTTGATTTCAACAGCGTTTGAGTAATTTAGAAAGAAAAGATTTTGGATTCTTTTCATCTTATGGGAAGAATCGGGACAGTGAGATTCGAACTCACGATCCCCTGCTCCCAAAGCAGGTGCCTTACCACTAGGCCATGTCCCGAAAAAATTACTGCGCCAATTAGGACTCGAACCTAAAACCTACAGATTAGAAGTCTGTTGCTCTATCCAATTGAGCTATTAGCGCTTTTGAGCCTAAAGTTGAGTATATCATGTTGAAAAATCCTTGTCAATAAAATTATTGTCACTTATATTTTGTTAGGATTATGTATGTTTTATAATTGTTTTATGCTTAACATTGATTTAATTATAGATGAAGCTTTGTCTAGATATCCAGATGTTAAACCTTTTTTGACTTTTAGAAATGATTATGAGCTTTTAATAATGGTAATTTTGAGTGCAAGGACAACTGATAATATGGTGAATAAAATTGCACCTGAGCTTTTTAAAAGATACGGAGATTTTGAAAGTTTAGCCAATGCTGACTTGATAGATGTTGAGAGATTAATTTATAAGTTAGGGTTTTATTCTAATAAATCTAAAAATATTATTAACTGTGCACGAATGATTTTAGAAAGTTTTAAAGGTGTTATTCCTGATAATATTTTTGATCTTGTATCTTTGCCAGGAGTAGGTAGAAAAACAGCTAATGTTATTCTTGGAGTTGTTTATGATAAGCCTGCTATAATTGTGGATACTCATTTTAGCAGAGTTGTGATTAGACATGGACTTACAATTGAGAGAACACCCTTAAAAATTGAATTGGATTTAAAGAGGAAAATAGCTTCTGATAAACAATATAGATTTTCTATGGCTATTAATAAGCATGGAAGAGATATTTGTACGTCACGCAGTAAAACCTGTAATAGTTGTTTTTTAGAAAAATTTGCACCAAGAGTGGTTTAATTTTGGTTTCATGATGAAATAAAAGATTTTGTGTATGTTTTAAGTTTTAAGCTTATTGGTGTTAGTATGATGTTAATAGTGATTAATATAATTAATGGATTGCCCCATATCCAAAAGTATTCTTTTCCCATTTCCATGTATTGTAAAAGTTCTCCAAGACTAGGATAAGAGCTTTTGTCTGCTTTTTGTAAGAAACTTACTATTTCAAATGTAGTTAGACTCTTTGAAATTTGTAGAGGGATTATCGATGATATTGATGAAAAAACTTCTGGGAATATGTGATGTATTATTATTCTAGATTGACTTGCACCAAGAGTCTTACTTGCTTTTATATAATCAAGGTTTTTAATTATCAGTGTATTGTTTCTTGCTATGAATGAAAATTTAATCCATCCATGTATTAAGGCTAAAGTAACTGCAACTTCCAATATATTATAATTTTTTTGTTTTGCAAAGTAGTGAAAAATTAGCATTAATATGTAAGAAAATGGTATTGTTTGTAGTGTTTCTATTAGTTTTGAAATGATCAAACAAGTTTTAAATTTGAAATTTCCTATTGTTATTCCTATAAAGAGTCCAATTATTGCAGAAATTGTTGCATAACTAAATGATAGTAAAATAGAATTTCTAGTGGCAAGTATTAGTCTTGCTAGTATATCTCTGCCCATTTTGTCCGTTCCCAAAGGATTTTTGTCTGTTGGTGGTTGAGGTCGTTCATTGCTTGGTTGATTGTATATTTTATTCGGATCTTTTTTATATATTGCGAATTTTGAATTTTCGTTAATTAGTTTAGGAGTTATTATTAAAAATAAAGAGAATATTCCTAATAGTATTGATAACATGATATGTGGCTTTTTTAATTTATGCATCATTCTAATATACCTTTATAGGGATTAAAATGATATATCAAAAGATCACTTATTAAATTTGTTATGAGCATAATAAAGACCCCAACGAATAATAAATCTCTGTAAACAATATAATCATTATTTTTTATTGCATTAATTGTTAGAGCCCCAATTCCATCAATTCCAAACATTGTCTCAATGAAAAACGAACCAAAGAAAGCTGTTGCAAGGACAGATCTAAGGTGAGTAATTAGTGGGATTAGAGATGGAATTAATGCATGTAGTGTTATTATTTTAAAATTTTTTATTCCTCTTGATTTTGCAGTTGTTATATAGAATTCAGACAAATTTTTATCAATAGATTGTTTAAAAATTACAGCATTAAATATAAAAAATGAAAAAAACCATGTAAATCCGCCTATTATTAAATTTTTTGGGTTTGTTTTTAGATAGTAAAGTAAAGAAGTTATTAATATTACAGTCAAATTTATTGGTAATGAATGCAAGAATAACATCATATATTCTAAGATATTATTTAACATTTTATTTTTGACAAATAAAGTCCAAATGAGAATGAAAAAAATGGCTATT harbors:
- the groES gene encoding co-chaperone GroES gives rise to the protein MKNIKPLSDRVLIKIKEADSKTTSGLYLPENAKEKTNIGTVIAIGSNKEEITVKVGDVVLYEKYAGAAVKINEKEHLILKAKEIIAIIEE
- the valS gene encoding valine--tRNA ligase; its protein translation is MSDKLSKNYDPRIFEDKIYKKWLNNGVFSANAGLEFRFSMVAPPPNVTGILHMGHALNFTLQDILVRYKRMQGADTLWLFGTDHAGIATQAVFERQLRELGKSKDDFSREEFVEEIFKLKDKHRAIIVNQIEKLGASYDHSRERFTLDAELCQAVNKVFIDLYNKGLIYRGEYLVNLDPGSGSVVSDEEVEYREVVGKIYFVKYLLDDDNFIEVATTRPETIFGDVAVAVNPNDDRYKSLIGKYVTVPIANRKVRVIADNYVDMEFGSGALKITPAHDPNDFEIAKRHDIPKINILTRDAKLNENVPIEYQGLNVSTARSKIERDLREKGLLIGVKSHKHQVGHCHRSGEIIEPYLSNQWFVRMRPLADNALKALMNGEIRFFPKKWENTYKHWLLNIRDWCISRQLVWGHRIPAWYDVETGEVIISEINPSLSEEYKDRNFVRDPDVLDTWFSSWLWPFSSLGWPEVTFDFKNYYPTNTLITAYDIIFFWVARMVMAGLEFTEQVPFRDIYITPLLRDKKGRKMSKSLGNGIDPLEIIEQYGSDALRFTLAFLSVQGQDLNIDTKDFMFGAKFANKVFNASKFILANLEGRVVLDKLELDDVDKWLLTSLNSTVAVLDWAFKNYKYNEATKAVYEFFWNDFCDWYIEISKINLANDDTNLQNMAISKLIFFLKESLIIMHPFIPFITEEIYSKLMFSEDNVLALAKYPEAVSQRNFKEEFQHFNLLKEFIVSIRTLRSEFSIVSSIKINVALKFGDTFKCEKYFRKHEHIAKKLINFDLIFYNENYENMIGVPNVGFESFADIKYLIDTDKELLRLSKKLEKYERLKCSTLAKLKNQDFLLNAPDEIVDLENSKLEEFDSFILKINNYVDNLKKGSKLLAIHKDIQIN
- a CDS encoding ABC-F family ATP-binding cassette domain-containing protein, translated to MITVSNLEVAFGERILFKDVNIKFFSGNCYGIIGANGAGKSTFLKVLGGTIEPSKGEVLIAKNQRMAVLEQNQFAYDDFKVIDTVIMGHKKLYAVQRERDEIYEKPDFSDEDGIRAGELEAEFAEFGGYEAESNAAVLLKGLGINESLHSILMRDIEAALKVRVLLAQAIFGDPDILLLDEPTNNLDIQSIKWLEEFLINFENTVIVVSHDRHFLNQVCTHIVDIDYGKIQIYLGNYDFWYETSQILNKQLKDAKKRSEEKIAELKAFIQRFSSNASKSRQATSRKKLIDKIKVEDLKPSLRKFPYLNFKSERELGKNVITIKNLTKEFEGRHILNNFNIIIEPGQKVVFLGSPISASSFFDIISNEDRDYKGHYEWGTTVNFAYFKKDNERYFNVDLSLIDWLRQYSKEQDETYIRGFLGRMLFSQDEALKKVNVLSGGEKVRCMLSKIMLSGANVLLLDQPTNHLDLEAITSLNTGLQDFKGVVLFTSHDHQFIDTIANRIIEFTPNGIIDRFMTFSEYVDDSKVKELRDRLCEGHTSLKL
- a CDS encoding tRNA dihydrouridine synthase — protein: MNFLSNISRPIMILAPMEDVTDTVFRNLIHLISNGKDGPDIYFTEFISVKGLLNKSRQSIQHILTKNDELKRPLIAQIWGKDPDEFFKAIEILSNLGFWGIDLNMGCPKRKIVKKGVCSALINNKSLAREIIIASKEACLKFGLPLSVKTRHGFFDSEVEDWLGFLLKLGIDMLTVHPRLAINQSEGSIDVVVFGEVVKLRNQINPSTLVIGNGDILSLKQAHQIVRKYSIDGVMFGRGIFRNLNLFREGLPNFLNNNLNFRLNILKFHITDFHSTWGITKDFNKLKKYFKIYFNEDERDSEYFYNIMNSNNYDELFENLRRMDVIGDELK
- the mnmD gene encoding tRNA (5-methylaminomethyl-2-thiouridine)(34)-methyltransferase MnmD, with amino-acid sequence MNKLKFKGKTIYSSKFEDIYYNPLYGLEESVYVFIKGCDLDKELLKLQSTTIAELGFGSGLNFIALLKHVKENNIKAKINYYSIEKFPLTKEQINKISQFFSKDMSYFKTLLKKYPNIPKKNIKFKITDNISLKILVGDVGQKLKEVPKYIDYWFLDGFSPRKNLKMWNKEIFSIISQKSKIGTKLSTFSAARIVKDGLKLANFNYSIIKGFNNKRHMIKAQKE